In one Butyrivibrio proteoclasticus B316 genomic region, the following are encoded:
- a CDS encoding ABC transporter ATP-binding protein gives MPDSDIILEGKNLNKSYVDKGKKLQALKDVSFFLKNGEILGIVGESGSGKSTLLRHVSCLEKPDSGNLYYKGTEYTGKSPAFAGTFLQMIFQDAQMSFDPRMKMKKAVVEAAKGCGHEKLSRILEAVGLDESLLEKKAGSMSGGQCQRMSIARALCSDAGILLCDEATSALDVTTQAQVVALLQQLREKEGVSIIFVSHDIALVSMLCDRIMVMKNGECVEEGETGKVLGNPQHEYTKELLDNLIE, from the coding sequence ATGCCGGATTCAGATATAATTTTAGAAGGAAAAAATCTAAATAAAAGTTACGTTGATAAAGGCAAAAAATTGCAGGCTTTAAAGGATGTGAGTTTCTTCCTGAAAAATGGAGAGATCCTTGGAATCGTCGGCGAGAGCGGAAGCGGAAAGAGCACCCTTCTTCGTCATGTCAGCTGCCTGGAAAAGCCTGACAGTGGAAATCTTTATTATAAGGGAACAGAGTATACTGGTAAGTCGCCGGCCTTTGCCGGAACTTTTCTGCAGATGATATTTCAGGATGCCCAGATGTCTTTTGACCCAAGAATGAAGATGAAAAAAGCCGTTGTGGAAGCTGCAAAGGGCTGTGGCCATGAAAAACTGTCACGAATCCTTGAGGCCGTTGGGCTTGATGAGAGTCTTTTGGAGAAAAAGGCAGGAAGCATGTCCGGAGGACAGTGCCAGCGAATGTCAATTGCAAGGGCGCTGTGTTCTGATGCCGGGATTCTTTTGTGCGACGAGGCAACAAGTGCGCTGGATGTTACAACTCAGGCCCAGGTAGTAGCTCTTTTGCAGCAGCTGAGGGAAAAAGAAGGGGTGTCGATCATATTTGTCTCCCATGACATTGCTCTGGTGAGCATGCTGTGCGACAGGATAATGGTAATGAAAAACGGCGAGTGTGTGGAAGAGGGAGAGACCGGTAAAGTTCTTGGAAATCCACAACATGAGTACACGAAAGAACTGCTTGATAATCTTATTGAGTAA
- a CDS encoding ATP-binding cassette domain-containing protein, with translation MDTILRINNLSAGYGDESVINDISFEVEAGKRVCIVGESGSGKSTLLKAIHGFGGVIKTCGSIEIPKDILLGVVPQNPGGSFNPIRTYKAQIMEALKSNNIDFKIDEVEKTLRILGLNDAKRALASRPYELSGGMNQRMAIATTMLLEPGILLCDEVTSALDVKTAGMVVEQLLEINKLKGTTILMVTHHLGIASKMADYIGIMKSGRMLEYGPAKEILENPQNEYTKNLLKAVPRLKVS, from the coding sequence ATGGATACAATACTTAGGATAAACAATCTCTCTGCCGGCTATGGTGATGAGAGTGTTATAAATGATATCTCTTTTGAAGTGGAAGCAGGTAAAAGAGTCTGTATCGTCGGTGAGAGCGGAAGCGGCAAATCTACGCTTCTTAAGGCTATTCATGGCTTTGGAGGCGTGATCAAAACATGCGGAAGTATAGAGATTCCCAAAGACATTTTGCTTGGCGTTGTGCCTCAGAATCCCGGGGGATCTTTTAATCCCATAAGGACTTACAAGGCACAGATCATGGAGGCGCTAAAGAGCAATAACATTGATTTTAAAATAGATGAAGTTGAGAAGACGCTCCGGATCCTTGGACTTAATGATGCTAAAAGAGCACTTGCATCAAGGCCTTATGAGCTGTCAGGAGGCATGAACCAGCGTATGGCCATTGCCACAACAATGCTCTTGGAGCCGGGGATTTTATTATGCGATGAAGTTACAAGCGCCCTGGATGTTAAGACTGCAGGGATGGTTGTGGAGCAGCTTCTTGAGATCAACAAACTAAAGGGTACTACTATTTTGATGGTTACCCACCATTTGGGTATTGCATCTAAAATGGCTGATTACATTGGAATCATGAAAAGTGGCAGGATGCTTGAGTATGGCCCTGCAAAAGAGATCCTGGAGAATCCACAAAACGAGTACACAAAGAATCTCTTGAAGGCCGTACCAAGACTGAAGGTGAGCTGA
- a CDS encoding ABC transporter permease, which produces MNHKRKKINRIKVIVSAGVALLLVLIALFANVIAPNDPYATSASAIRSAPSGEFLFGTDNLGRCVLSRVLYGARTTIAATFVLVAISFILGSFIGVLSGYYGGILDEITMRIADIMLAFPQMVVAIAVAGILGGGLSSAMIALGITMWTGFARLARSHTFAIKNCPYVQAAKLAGKSGPAIMMAHILPNIIAPLLTNALTQIGTTMIGISGLSFLGLGVVPPTAEWGSMINESRAYIQIAPWAVLYPAIATIVTIIVFNYLGDCVMEYRDED; this is translated from the coding sequence ATGAACCATAAACGGAAAAAGATTAACAGAATAAAAGTAATTGTATCTGCAGGTGTTGCGTTGCTTTTGGTGCTTATAGCTCTTTTCGCAAATGTAATTGCACCAAATGACCCATATGCTACAAGCGCGTCAGCAATAAGGTCAGCCCCGTCGGGGGAATTCCTGTTTGGAACAGATAACCTTGGAAGATGCGTGTTATCAAGGGTTTTATATGGAGCAAGGACAACTATAGCAGCTACATTTGTATTGGTTGCGATTTCATTCATTCTTGGAAGCTTTATTGGAGTCCTTAGCGGATACTATGGCGGGATACTGGATGAAATTACGATGAGGATTGCCGATATTATGCTGGCATTTCCTCAGATGGTAGTAGCCATCGCGGTTGCGGGCATTCTTGGAGGAGGACTTTCAAGTGCCATGATCGCGCTGGGAATAACTATGTGGACCGGGTTTGCCAGACTTGCACGGAGTCATACTTTTGCCATAAAGAATTGCCCCTACGTGCAAGCTGCAAAACTGGCAGGAAAGAGTGGGCCGGCTATAATGATGGCCCACATACTTCCTAATATAATAGCACCACTTCTTACAAATGCCCTTACACAGATAGGAACCACCATGATAGGTATCTCGGGCCTGTCTTTTTTGGGGCTTGGAGTTGTGCCACCCACTGCTGAGTGGGGGTCAATGATCAATGAGTCCAGGGCATATATACAGATAGCTCCCTGGGCTGTGCTGTATCCGGCAATTGCTACCATAGTCACCATCATAGTATTTAACTATCTTGGGGACTGCGTCATGGAATATAGAGATGAGGATTAA
- a CDS encoding ABC transporter permease translates to MAKQILKRILGLALILLVLSFLVFGIMYLAPGDPAEKRLTSQGVVVTKEILQAERERLGLLRPFIVRYAEWLSNVLRGDFGVSFKDDLPVAPKLIKGLKNTCGLALTSLLLALIISFPLGIWSAVKKGKLVDHIVRLFSFIGNSLPNFLISVLLMYLFCIHIKVFPVIADGSIKGLMLPALSLAIPMAGRFTRQIRSELLDQLGEEYVLGMKSRKVKGRFILINNVLRNSLGHILTIIGLQIGTLMGGSVVIENIFRWPGIGKLVMDSITARDYPVIMGFVLVMGTIYVVINLIVDITYRLLDPRSF, encoded by the coding sequence ATGGCTAAACAAATACTTAAAAGGATCCTGGGACTTGCCCTGATACTTTTAGTGCTGAGCTTTCTTGTGTTTGGCATAATGTATCTGGCTCCCGGTGACCCTGCGGAAAAGAGACTCACCTCCCAGGGTGTGGTGGTCACAAAAGAAATACTGCAAGCGGAGCGGGAGAGGCTTGGCCTCCTCCGCCCCTTTATCGTTAGGTACGCGGAGTGGCTTTCGAATGTTCTTAGAGGAGATTTTGGAGTTTCCTTTAAGGATGATCTTCCTGTTGCGCCAAAACTGATAAAAGGGCTTAAGAACACATGTGGACTGGCTTTAACCAGTCTGCTTTTGGCGCTTATAATCTCTTTTCCACTGGGAATATGGTCAGCGGTCAAAAAAGGGAAATTGGTAGACCATATAGTCAGGCTCTTTTCATTTATAGGTAATTCCCTTCCGAATTTCCTTATTTCAGTACTTTTGATGTATCTGTTTTGCATACATATCAAGGTCTTTCCTGTAATTGCAGATGGAAGCATCAAAGGACTTATGCTGCCTGCACTTTCTCTGGCAATACCCATGGCAGGAAGGTTTACAAGACAGATTAGGAGCGAACTCCTGGATCAGCTTGGAGAAGAGTATGTTTTGGGAATGAAGTCCAGAAAGGTAAAGGGCAGATTTATTCTTATCAACAATGTCCTTAGAAACAGCCTTGGACACATACTTACAATAATCGGCCTTCAGATCGGAACCCTGATGGGAGGCAGCGTTGTTATTGAGAATATTTTCAGATGGCCGGGTATCGGCAAACTTGTGATGGATTCCATAACAGCCAGGGACTACCCTGTGATCATGGGCTTTGTGCTTGTTATGGGAACAATCTATGTTGTTATAAATCTGATAGTTGATATTACCTACAGGCTTTTGGATCCGAGGTCTTTTTAA
- a CDS encoding ABC transporter substrate-binding protein has protein sequence MKKKFLAALLAATMTLSMVACGSGADTQTTETGAAETETTTETQATTSDDQTADASQSTATGEKILHTAASFAYPSLDVHKEYYGWYTSIYGVSEALFKLDETMSAAPCLAKDAVADGSIWTITLNDGVQFSNGNPLTADMVIRNLQRLAAENSRFDYLGDFEMTATDDKTIVIDTKEVYPTLKNDLASPECGMIDLDATTDFDNAPVCTGPFVVTEFIPEGDVTVTKNENYWGGDVKLDGAVFYYMQEDDPKLLAMQSGEIDCYNSVSSAALEVYNQSPDLYDVVSIPGARLQFYILNENTLDDSVREAINLTVDKDKIAEYLSGTVSAAVGPFVASAAYGKVSVPAVDTAKAKELLEADGYTLGADGIYEKDGNKLSISIAYYAARSLDTLAILIQEQLKAVGIDSTLRVEEDPDATYIANADFDLALYCMIADKSGDPLYFIDSTLADGAYYNVGGFESAECQSMIEQLRTETDTAKRAELANKIVQIAIDDNAFGYVGLFNNTTVLRKGVSGFAEYVPFDFYGVDAETDING, from the coding sequence ATGAAGAAAAAATTTCTAGCAGCGCTTCTTGCTGCAACCATGACATTATCAATGGTAGCTTGTGGTTCAGGTGCAGACACACAGACAACAGAAACTGGGGCAGCAGAAACTGAGACAACTACTGAAACACAGGCGACAACATCTGATGATCAGACAGCTGACGCAAGTCAGTCTACAGCTACAGGTGAAAAGATTCTTCACACTGCAGCATCTTTTGCTTATCCAAGTCTTGATGTACACAAGGAATACTATGGATGGTACACATCAATTTATGGAGTTTCAGAGGCACTGTTTAAGCTCGACGAGACCATGAGCGCAGCTCCATGTCTTGCTAAGGACGCAGTTGCTGATGGCAGCATATGGACAATTACGCTTAATGATGGAGTTCAGTTCTCAAACGGAAACCCTCTTACAGCTGATATGGTAATCAGAAACCTTCAGCGTCTTGCTGCAGAGAACAGCAGATTTGATTATCTCGGCGATTTTGAGATGACTGCTACAGATGACAAGACAATCGTTATCGATACTAAGGAAGTTTATCCTACTCTTAAGAACGACCTTGCAAGCCCTGAGTGCGGAATGATAGATCTTGATGCAACAACAGATTTTGACAACGCACCTGTGTGCACAGGACCGTTTGTTGTTACAGAGTTTATCCCTGAGGGTGACGTGACAGTAACTAAGAACGAAAACTACTGGGGCGGTGATGTCAAGCTTGACGGCGCTGTATTCTACTACATGCAGGAGGATGATCCCAAGCTCCTTGCTATGCAGAGCGGCGAGATCGACTGCTACAACAGCGTTTCATCAGCAGCTCTTGAGGTTTATAACCAGAGCCCTGATCTGTACGATGTAGTTTCAATTCCAGGTGCACGTCTTCAGTTCTACATTCTCAATGAGAATACACTTGATGATTCTGTGAGAGAAGCAATCAATCTCACTGTTGATAAGGACAAGATTGCAGAGTACCTTTCAGGTACAGTATCTGCAGCAGTTGGACCATTTGTGGCATCAGCTGCTTATGGCAAGGTGAGTGTTCCTGCAGTAGATACAGCCAAGGCAAAAGAGCTTTTGGAGGCCGATGGTTACACACTTGGAGCTGACGGCATCTACGAGAAGGATGGTAATAAGCTCAGCATCAGCATTGCATACTATGCAGCAAGATCTCTTGATACTCTTGCAATCCTGATCCAGGAGCAGCTTAAGGCTGTTGGTATTGATTCAACACTTAGAGTTGAGGAAGATCCTGATGCTACTTACATTGCTAACGCAGACTTTGATCTTGCTCTTTACTGCATGATCGCTGATAAGTCAGGTGATCCTCTTTATTTCATCGACTCAACTCTTGCAGACGGAGCTTACTACAATGTAGGTGGATTTGAGAGTGCTGAATGCCAGAGCATGATTGAGCAGCTCAGAACTGAGACAGATACTGCAAAGAGAGCAGAGCTTGCCAACAAGATCGTTCAGATTGCTATAGATGACAATGCATTTGGATATGTTGGACTTTTCAATAACACTACAGTTCTTCGTAAGGGCGTAAGCGGATTTGCAGAGTATGTTCCTTTCGATTTCTATGGAGTAGACGCAGAGACTGACATTAATGGCTAA
- a CDS encoding cation:proton antiporter: MDTIQILRDLFIIIVMAKLFGLIARRLHAPQVAGEIIAGLLIGPTLLNLVNPSDFLSGMAEIGVILLMFSAGLETDIDKLKKSGLKATILACTGVGVPLVLGTLLYMAFYGFAAPGSTEFIKALFIGTILTATSVSITVQVLKELGKISTEVGTTIMSAAIIDDVIGIVVLTAVLGLKDPNANLAAVCLKTVAFFALSVVVGIIIFKIMSKAEAKWPHTRRIPIMGLALAFAMSYVADKYFGVADITGAYVAGIILSSLDNSEYIDRKMDINSYMLFGPVFFASVGIQTNLRSVDMTILAFSAAFVVVGLLGKVVGCGIVAKLLKYNTSDSLKIGVGMMTRGEVALIVAQRGLKADIVDSRYFTAVILLIILSSILTPIILKAIYASDDKANSPA, from the coding sequence ATGGATACAATTCAGATACTCAGAGATCTTTTTATCATAATCGTCATGGCAAAGTTATTCGGACTGATAGCCAGAAGACTTCATGCGCCACAGGTTGCCGGTGAGATCATCGCAGGTCTTCTCATAGGTCCAACACTGCTTAATCTTGTTAATCCCAGTGATTTCCTGTCGGGCATGGCCGAAATCGGTGTGATTCTTCTGATGTTCAGCGCCGGACTGGAAACAGATATCGACAAACTCAAAAAATCCGGCCTGAAGGCAACAATCCTTGCATGCACAGGTGTTGGAGTTCCGCTTGTTCTTGGAACGCTCCTGTACATGGCCTTCTATGGCTTTGCAGCTCCCGGATCAACCGAGTTCATAAAAGCACTCTTTATAGGAACTATTCTTACAGCTACTTCCGTGAGCATAACAGTTCAGGTTCTAAAGGAACTTGGAAAGATTTCCACAGAAGTGGGAACAACAATTATGAGCGCCGCAATCATCGATGACGTAATAGGAATCGTGGTTCTTACAGCTGTTCTTGGTCTGAAAGATCCAAATGCCAATCTTGCAGCTGTTTGCTTAAAGACCGTAGCCTTCTTTGCGCTTTCGGTTGTTGTGGGAATTATCATCTTTAAGATAATGTCAAAAGCAGAAGCGAAATGGCCTCATACCAGAAGAATCCCGATCATGGGTCTGGCACTTGCCTTTGCAATGTCTTATGTTGCCGATAAGTACTTTGGAGTAGCTGATATCACCGGTGCCTATGTTGCAGGTATTATTCTCAGCTCTCTGGACAACTCCGAGTATATAGACAGAAAGATGGACATAAATTCATATATGTTATTCGGCCCCGTATTCTTTGCAAGTGTAGGCATTCAGACAAACCTAAGGTCTGTCGACATGACAATCCTTGCATTCTCGGCAGCATTTGTTGTCGTTGGACTCCTCGGAAAGGTTGTAGGCTGTGGCATCGTTGCAAAGCTCCTTAAGTACAACACCTCTGACTCGTTAAAGATTGGTGTGGGTATGATGACCAGAGGCGAAGTTGCACTTATCGTAGCTCAAAGAGGTTTAAAAGCTGATATCGTTGACAGCAGATACTTTACCGCAGTAATCCTGTTGATAATATTAAGCTCAATTCTGACACCTATAATATTGAAGGCTATATATGCCTCAGATGACAAAGCTAATTCTCCTGCCTGA
- a CDS encoding recombinase family protein, whose protein sequence is MDGMAIRQERRNPKEKAKKTNPLPMNVQVIPKKEKPKPGDKEFKPKRVAAYCRVSTLQEQQETSIQAQQQYYNELIEQRPDWVNAGVYVDWGKTGTQTKHREQFNKIIADAEAGLIDMIITKSSSRFARNTLDFISVVRRLKKLKTPVGVYFEKDQYNSLDEHVDFMLTLMASFAQEESRTISSNVRWGILVRMQNGTFKIQTQCLLGYDTSEDGLMYILPEEAKIVEVIYENCIRGKSYAETARILNDMGVVTIKGNPFTGGAVKNILLNEKYCGDVLMQKTFVEDYLTHKSVKNTGQMEQYYIKDHHPAIIAREDWELAQDIIARKRKPKKPQKRLKPVKEGALKGFVPIEADWTDLPEKRLVSASERGEGKYKKKEKFKNELST, encoded by the coding sequence ATGGATGGAATGGCCATCAGACAAGAGCGACGGAATCCAAAGGAGAAAGCAAAAAAGACAAATCCGTTGCCGATGAATGTGCAAGTAATTCCCAAGAAGGAAAAACCTAAACCGGGGGACAAGGAGTTTAAACCCAAAAGAGTAGCTGCATACTGCAGAGTCAGTACGCTTCAGGAGCAGCAGGAAACCAGCATCCAGGCGCAACAACAGTACTACAACGAGCTTATAGAACAAAGACCTGACTGGGTAAATGCAGGAGTCTATGTGGATTGGGGAAAAACAGGAACTCAGACCAAACATAGAGAGCAATTTAATAAGATCATTGCTGATGCGGAAGCCGGGCTTATTGACATGATAATTACAAAATCATCATCTCGATTTGCCAGGAATACGTTAGATTTTATCAGTGTTGTGAGGCGGCTCAAAAAACTTAAAACACCGGTAGGAGTCTACTTCGAAAAGGACCAATACAACAGCCTTGATGAACATGTAGATTTTATGCTGACGCTAATGGCATCCTTTGCACAGGAGGAGTCCCGCACTATCTCAAGTAATGTGAGATGGGGGATTTTGGTCCGAATGCAGAACGGAACCTTCAAAATCCAGACGCAGTGCCTTCTTGGCTATGACACCAGCGAGGACGGTCTTATGTACATACTTCCTGAAGAGGCCAAAATCGTAGAAGTTATCTACGAGAATTGCATAAGAGGCAAATCCTATGCCGAGACAGCGAGGATCCTCAATGATATGGGCGTAGTCACTATTAAAGGCAACCCCTTCACCGGAGGCGCGGTAAAAAACATTTTGCTTAACGAGAAATATTGTGGCGATGTCCTTATGCAAAAGACATTTGTAGAAGATTATCTTACCCATAAAAGCGTTAAGAATACAGGACAGATGGAACAGTATTACATCAAGGATCACCATCCTGCGATCATCGCCAGGGAGGACTGGGAGCTTGCGCAGGACATTATAGCCAGGAAAAGAAAACCCAAGAAACCACAGAAGAGATTGAAACCGGTAAAAGAAGGTGCTTTAAAAGGCTTCGTACCTATAGAAGCGGATTGGACCGATCTTCCGGAAAAGAGGCTTGTTTCAGCATCTGAACGCGGAGAAGGAAAATACAAGAAGAAGGAGAAGTTTAAAAATGAGCTCAGTACTTGA
- the lysS gene encoding lysine--tRNA ligase, with protein sequence MADNNQQNNQQNAPAEDVGRLRQVRRDKLSELQAAGKDPFQIVKYDQTHHTQNVRDNFEALEFVPPVDEEGKAVVVPLSEVPADKVVSLAGRMMSKRVMGKASFANLQDRDGRMQLYVSRNDLGDEAYADFKKMDIGDIIGVKGFAFRTKTGEISVHVKELTLLSKSLMPLPEKFHGLTDTEIRYRQRYVDLIMNEDVKETFKKRSAILREIRNFLADRDFLEVETPMLVENAGGAAARPFITHYNALDEERKLRISLELYLKRLIVGGLERVYEIGRVFRNEGVDTRHNPEFTLMELYQAYTDYEGMMELTESMFRYLAEKVCGTTLIKYGDNEIDLGKPFERLTMNDAIKKYAGIDFDAVKTDEEAKALAKEHHIEFEDRHTKGDIINLFFEEYCEKNLIQPTFIMDHPLAISPLTKKKPTDPEKVERFELFINTWEMCNAYSELNDPIDQRERFAAQDANAAAGDEEAEHTDEDFLNALEIGMAPTGGIGYGIDRLCMLLTDSETIRDVLLFPTLKSVKK encoded by the coding sequence GTGGCAGATAATAATCAGCAGAACAATCAGCAGAATGCACCTGCAGAGGACGTTGGACGTCTTCGTCAGGTACGTAGGGACAAGCTCTCTGAGCTTCAGGCAGCAGGCAAGGATCCTTTCCAGATTGTTAAATATGACCAGACACATCATACACAGAACGTCAGAGATAACTTTGAGGCATTGGAGTTTGTGCCTCCAGTAGACGAGGAAGGCAAGGCAGTTGTAGTACCTCTTTCAGAAGTACCTGCTGACAAGGTTGTTTCTCTTGCAGGACGTATGATGTCCAAGCGTGTAATGGGTAAGGCATCTTTTGCTAATCTTCAGGACAGAGATGGCCGTATGCAGCTCTATGTTTCCAGAAATGATCTTGGAGACGAGGCTTATGCTGATTTCAAGAAAATGGACATCGGAGATATCATCGGTGTTAAGGGATTTGCTTTCAGAACCAAGACAGGTGAGATCTCAGTTCATGTTAAAGAGCTGACTCTTTTATCCAAGTCACTTATGCCACTTCCAGAGAAGTTCCACGGACTTACAGATACAGAGATTCGTTATAGACAGAGATATGTTGACCTTATCATGAATGAAGATGTTAAGGAAACTTTCAAGAAGAGATCAGCTATCCTTCGTGAGATTCGTAACTTCCTTGCTGATAGAGACTTCCTTGAAGTTGAGACTCCTATGCTTGTTGAGAACGCAGGTGGAGCAGCAGCAAGACCTTTCATTACACATTATAATGCTCTTGATGAGGAGAGAAAGCTTCGTATCTCTCTTGAGCTCTACCTCAAGAGACTTATCGTTGGCGGCCTTGAGAGAGTATATGAGATTGGTCGTGTATTCAGAAACGAAGGTGTTGATACAAGACACAATCCTGAGTTCACACTTATGGAGCTCTATCAGGCATATACAGATTATGAAGGCATGATGGAACTTACAGAGTCAATGTTCCGTTACCTCGCTGAGAAGGTGTGTGGTACAACACTCATCAAGTATGGCGACAACGAGATTGATCTCGGCAAGCCTTTCGAGCGTCTTACAATGAACGATGCTATCAAGAAGTATGCAGGCATCGACTTTGATGCAGTTAAGACTGATGAGGAAGCTAAGGCTCTTGCCAAGGAGCACCACATTGAGTTTGAAGATCGTCACACTAAGGGCGATATCATCAACCTCTTCTTCGAAGAGTACTGTGAGAAGAACCTGATCCAGCCTACATTTATCATGGATCATCCTCTTGCAATTTCTCCTCTTACCAAGAAGAAGCCTACAGATCCTGAGAAGGTTGAGCGTTTCGAGCTCTTCATCAATACTTGGGAGATGTGTAACGCATATTCAGAGCTTAACGATCCTATCGATCAGCGTGAGCGTTTCGCTGCTCAGGATGCTAACGCAGCAGCCGGCGACGAAGAGGCAGAGCACACAGATGAGGACTTCCTCAATGCCCTTGAGATCGGTATGGCTCCTACAGGTGGTATCGGCTACGGTATTGACCGTCTCTGCATGCTACTTACAGATAGCGAGACCATCAGGGACGTTTTGCTCTTTCCAACCTTAAAATCTGTAAAGAAGTGA
- the greA gene encoding transcription elongation factor GreA: protein MEEKKNILTYEGLKKYEDELHELKVVKRKEVAEKIKEAREQGDLSENAEYDAAKDEQRDIEARIEALEKILKNAEVVVEEDVDLNKISIGCKVKIKDLEFDEELEYKIVGSSEANSLKGKISNESPVGKALIGAKKGQTVSVETQAGVIKYKVLSIERSEV from the coding sequence ATGGAAGAAAAGAAGAACATTTTAACTTATGAAGGACTCAAGAAGTATGAAGATGAACTTCATGAGCTGAAAGTTGTTAAGCGTAAGGAAGTAGCTGAGAAGATCAAGGAAGCTAGAGAACAGGGCGACCTTTCAGAGAACGCTGAGTACGATGCAGCCAAGGACGAGCAGAGAGATATCGAGGCTAGGATCGAAGCTCTCGAGAAGATCCTCAAGAACGCTGAAGTTGTAGTAGAAGAGGACGTTGACCTCAACAAGATCAGCATCGGATGTAAGGTTAAGATCAAGGACCTTGAGTTTGACGAGGAACTTGAGTACAAGATCGTAGGTTCATCAGAAGCTAATTCACTTAAGGGTAAGATTTCAAATGAGTCTCCAGTAGGTAAGGCTCTTATCGGTGCCAAGAAGGGCCAGACTGTTTCAGTTGAGACTCAGGCCGGTGTTATCAAGTACAAGGTACTTAGCATCGAGAGATCAGAAGTTTGA
- the dusB gene encoding tRNA dihydrouridine synthase DusB — MSGYGKLQIGNVTLDNNIILGPMAGVSDLPFRLLCREMGAGLVCMEMVSAKAITYKNKNTNMLMEIHEDEHPVSLQLFGSEPEIMQQAVEMIKDRPYDILDVNMGCPVPKVVGNGEGSALMKNPELIEKIVKALTEVSDRPVTVKIRRGFTEASVNAVECALAAQEGGAAAVAVHGRTREQYYSGRADWTIIRQVKEALKIPVIGNGDVVDGPSTKRMFEETGCDGVMVARAAQGNPFLFREIKSYFETGEACERPTAQEIYDTVIRHADLQLKYKGEFIGIREMRKHVSWYTVGMPGSARFRNEINQMTDMDSLKEACKRVMLS, encoded by the coding sequence ATGTCAGGCTACGGCAAGTTACAGATAGGGAACGTAACCCTGGACAATAATATAATACTTGGACCAATGGCAGGTGTATCAGACCTGCCGTTTCGTCTGTTATGCAGAGAAATGGGAGCAGGTCTTGTGTGCATGGAAATGGTAAGTGCCAAGGCCATCACCTACAAGAACAAGAATACAAACATGCTCATGGAAATTCATGAGGACGAGCACCCGGTTTCACTTCAACTCTTTGGATCAGAGCCTGAAATAATGCAGCAGGCAGTAGAGATGATTAAGGACAGGCCTTATGATATTCTCGATGTGAACATGGGATGCCCCGTTCCCAAGGTCGTTGGAAACGGTGAGGGCTCAGCTCTTATGAAGAACCCTGAGCTTATTGAGAAGATTGTTAAGGCACTTACAGAGGTTTCAGACAGACCTGTTACAGTCAAGATCAGAAGAGGTTTTACAGAGGCATCGGTAAATGCGGTCGAGTGCGCTCTTGCAGCTCAGGAAGGCGGCGCGGCAGCAGTTGCAGTCCACGGAAGAACAAGAGAACAGTACTATTCAGGCCGGGCTGACTGGACCATTATCAGACAGGTCAAGGAAGCTCTTAAGATTCCTGTTATCGGTAATGGTGATGTAGTTGATGGACCTAGCACGAAGCGCATGTTTGAAGAGACAGGGTGCGACGGCGTTATGGTAGCCAGAGCTGCCCAGGGGAATCCATTTCTTTTCCGTGAGATAAAGAGCTACTTCGAGACGGGAGAAGCCTGCGAACGCCCAACAGCGCAGGAGATATACGATACAGTTATCAGACATGCTGATCTCCAACTCAAGTATAAGGGAGAGTTCATCGGAATCCGCGAGATGCGTAAGCACGTGTCTTGGTACACTGTCGGAATGCCGGGAAGCGCCAGATTCAGAAATGAGATAAACCAGATGACAGATATGGATTCGCTCAAGGAAGCCTGCAAGAGAGTCATGCTGAGTTGA
- a CDS encoding DUF6145 family protein has product MSAKDFEEQYNKEFRDKDMTTEEEKDFKIDEMQKTNKGRVFEQAAGGRVVLCGANAYEQKYYFNPVFKQIPESIKKELNIISVLFTQEAGGIFTIVFEEDGTISMETNADEEDITYDEITAGLLVSEVRRKRQDLFEALGLYYRIYVLHENPADILEE; this is encoded by the coding sequence ATGAGTGCTAAAGATTTTGAAGAACAATATAACAAGGAATTCCGTGACAAGGATATGACCACGGAAGAGGAAAAAGATTTCAAGATTGATGAGATGCAGAAGACCAATAAGGGAAGGGTTTTCGAGCAGGCAGCAGGTGGAAGAGTAGTTTTGTGCGGAGCTAATGCTTATGAGCAGAAGTACTACTTTAACCCTGTATTTAAGCAGATTCCTGAGAGCATCAAAAAAGAGCTCAATATAATCAGTGTTCTCTTTACCCAGGAAGCTGGTGGAATCTTCACGATAGTATTTGAAGAGGACGGAACTATCAGCATGGAAACAAATGCTGATGAAGAGGATATCACTTACGATGAGATCACAGCAGGTCTTCTTGTGAGCGAAGTAAGACGTAAGAGACAGGATCTCTTCGAGGCTCTTGGACTCTATTACAGGATTTATGTTCTGCACGAGAATCCGGCAGATATATTGGAAGAATAG